One Festucalex cinctus isolate MCC-2025b chromosome 1, RoL_Fcin_1.0, whole genome shotgun sequence genomic region harbors:
- the prpf38b gene encoding pre-mRNA-splicing factor 38B isoform X1: MANMGSQAVSKPASGKHGNVLPLWGNEKTMNLNPMILTNVLSSPYFKVQLYELKTYHEVVDEIYFKVTHVEPWEKGSRKTAGQTGMCGGVRGVGTGGIVSTAFCLLYKLFTLKLTRKQLMGLITHTDSPYIRALGFMYIRYTQPPADLIDWYDGFMDDEEELDVKAGGGCVMTVGEMLRSFLTKLEWFSTLFPRIPVPVQKSIDQQMKSRPRKVLQKEPQAEEAAFDELGRQGERRRSRSPRRTPTPRRSPKRSRSRSHHRERERHGPSYDRELERERERQRKERDARERDRERADRERRRSRSAERNHQDRRERRRSRSGSRDKRGERKDKERDAGGGDDRSRRKERDHHRERPADRDRSSRERKSKGESDDRRHKDDRERHRDERKAKKSSRSRSRERRHKSGGGGGEEKSRKRDGSHSREKERDGEQRSHKRSRSRERSHHPREASNDRGKHGDRRRSPSVE, translated from the exons ATGGCTAACATGGGGAGCCAGGCCGTGAGCAAGCCTGCGTCCGGGAAACATGGCAACGTACTGCCCCTGTGGGGCAACGAGAAGACTATGAACCTCAATCCGATGATTCTTACCAATGTCCTGTCCTCGCCGTATTTCAAAGTTCAGCTGTACGAACTCAAGACGTACCACGAAGTTGTAGACGAAATCTATTTCAAG GTGACTCATGTTGAGCCATGGGAGAAAGGAAGCAGAAAGACTGCCGGTCAGACTGGAATGTGCGGAGGG GTTCGTGGAGTCGGCACGGGTGGCATTGTGTCGACGGCCTTCTGTCTCCTCTACAAACTGTTTACGCTCAAGCTGACGCGCAAACAGCTGATGGGCCTCATCACGCACACGGACTCGCCGTACATCCGAGCACTTGGCTTCATGTACATACg ATACACGCAGCCCCCAGCCGATTTAATCGACTGGTATGACGGCTTCATGGATGATGAGGAG GAGCTGGACGTGAAGGCGGGCGGAGGCTGCGTGATGACCGTGGGCGAGATGCTGCGCTCCTTCCTCACCAAACTGGAGTGGTTCTCCACCCTGTTCCCTCGCATCCCCGTGCCCGTGCAGAAGAGCATCGACCAGCAGATGAAGAGCAGACCTCGGAAGGTGCTGCAGAAGGAGCCGCAAGCGGAGGAGGCGGCCTTTGACGAACTGGGGCGACAAGGGGAACGTCGGCGCTCCAG GTCCCCCAGGCGGACGCCGACCCCCCGACGCTCGCCAAAGCGCTCGCGGAGCCGCAGTCACCACCGCGAGCGCGAGCGCCACGGCCCCAGCTACGACCGCGAGCTGGAGAGGGAGCGCGAGCGCCAGAGGAAGGAGCGGGACGCCAGGGAGCGCGACAGGGAGCGGGCGGACAGGGAGCGGCGGCGATCCCGCAGCGCCGAACGAAACCACCAAGACCGACGCGAGCGGCGACGGAGCCGCAGCGGCAGCCGGGACAAACGCGGCGAGCGCAAGGACAAGGAGCGAGACGCCGGAGGCGGCGACGACAGGAGCAGGCGGAAGGAGCGGGACCACCACCGAGAGCGACCGGCCGACAGGGACAGGTCCAGCAGGGAGAGGAAGAGCAAAGGGGAAAGCGACGACAGGAGGCACAAAGACGACAGGGAGCGGCACAGAGACGAGCGCAAGGCCAAGAAGTCGAGCCGCAGTCGCAGCCGCGAGAGGCGGCACaagagcggcggcggcggcggcgaggagAAGAGCCGGAAACGCGACGGCAGCCACAGCAGGGAGAAGGAACGGGACGGGGAGCAGCGCTCGCACAAACGCAGCCGCAGCAGGGAGAGGAGCCATCACCCGAGAGAGGCCAGCAACGACCGCGGCAAACACGGAGACCGACGGAGAAGTCCCAGCGTTGAGTAA
- the prpf38b gene encoding pre-mRNA-splicing factor 38B isoform X2 — protein MGLITHTDSPYIRALGFMYIRYTQPPADLIDWYDGFMDDEEELDVKAGGGCVMTVGEMLRSFLTKLEWFSTLFPRIPVPVQKSIDQQMKSRPRKVLQKEPQAEEAAFDELGRQGERRRSRSPRRTPTPRRSPKRSRSRSHHRERERHGPSYDRELERERERQRKERDARERDRERADRERRRSRSAERNHQDRRERRRSRSGSRDKRGERKDKERDAGGGDDRSRRKERDHHRERPADRDRSSRERKSKGESDDRRHKDDRERHRDERKAKKSSRSRSRERRHKSGGGGGEEKSRKRDGSHSREKERDGEQRSHKRSRSRERSHHPREASNDRGKHGDRRRSPSVE, from the exons ATGGGCCTCATCACGCACACGGACTCGCCGTACATCCGAGCACTTGGCTTCATGTACATACg ATACACGCAGCCCCCAGCCGATTTAATCGACTGGTATGACGGCTTCATGGATGATGAGGAG GAGCTGGACGTGAAGGCGGGCGGAGGCTGCGTGATGACCGTGGGCGAGATGCTGCGCTCCTTCCTCACCAAACTGGAGTGGTTCTCCACCCTGTTCCCTCGCATCCCCGTGCCCGTGCAGAAGAGCATCGACCAGCAGATGAAGAGCAGACCTCGGAAGGTGCTGCAGAAGGAGCCGCAAGCGGAGGAGGCGGCCTTTGACGAACTGGGGCGACAAGGGGAACGTCGGCGCTCCAG GTCCCCCAGGCGGACGCCGACCCCCCGACGCTCGCCAAAGCGCTCGCGGAGCCGCAGTCACCACCGCGAGCGCGAGCGCCACGGCCCCAGCTACGACCGCGAGCTGGAGAGGGAGCGCGAGCGCCAGAGGAAGGAGCGGGACGCCAGGGAGCGCGACAGGGAGCGGGCGGACAGGGAGCGGCGGCGATCCCGCAGCGCCGAACGAAACCACCAAGACCGACGCGAGCGGCGACGGAGCCGCAGCGGCAGCCGGGACAAACGCGGCGAGCGCAAGGACAAGGAGCGAGACGCCGGAGGCGGCGACGACAGGAGCAGGCGGAAGGAGCGGGACCACCACCGAGAGCGACCGGCCGACAGGGACAGGTCCAGCAGGGAGAGGAAGAGCAAAGGGGAAAGCGACGACAGGAGGCACAAAGACGACAGGGAGCGGCACAGAGACGAGCGCAAGGCCAAGAAGTCGAGCCGCAGTCGCAGCCGCGAGAGGCGGCACaagagcggcggcggcggcggcgaggagAAGAGCCGGAAACGCGACGGCAGCCACAGCAGGGAGAAGGAACGGGACGGGGAGCAGCGCTCGCACAAACGCAGCCGCAGCAGGGAGAGGAGCCATCACCCGAGAGAGGCCAGCAACGACCGCGGCAAACACGGAGACCGACGGAGAAGTCCCAGCGTTGAGTAA
- the prpf38b gene encoding pre-mRNA-splicing factor 38B isoform X3 — protein sequence MTVGEMLRSFLTKLEWFSTLFPRIPVPVQKSIDQQMKSRPRKVLQKEPQAEEAAFDELGRQGERRRSRSPRRTPTPRRSPKRSRSRSHHRERERHGPSYDRELERERERQRKERDARERDRERADRERRRSRSAERNHQDRRERRRSRSGSRDKRGERKDKERDAGGGDDRSRRKERDHHRERPADRDRSSRERKSKGESDDRRHKDDRERHRDERKAKKSSRSRSRERRHKSGGGGGEEKSRKRDGSHSREKERDGEQRSHKRSRSRERSHHPREASNDRGKHGDRRRSPSVE from the exons ATGACCGTGGGCGAGATGCTGCGCTCCTTCCTCACCAAACTGGAGTGGTTCTCCACCCTGTTCCCTCGCATCCCCGTGCCCGTGCAGAAGAGCATCGACCAGCAGATGAAGAGCAGACCTCGGAAGGTGCTGCAGAAGGAGCCGCAAGCGGAGGAGGCGGCCTTTGACGAACTGGGGCGACAAGGGGAACGTCGGCGCTCCAG GTCCCCCAGGCGGACGCCGACCCCCCGACGCTCGCCAAAGCGCTCGCGGAGCCGCAGTCACCACCGCGAGCGCGAGCGCCACGGCCCCAGCTACGACCGCGAGCTGGAGAGGGAGCGCGAGCGCCAGAGGAAGGAGCGGGACGCCAGGGAGCGCGACAGGGAGCGGGCGGACAGGGAGCGGCGGCGATCCCGCAGCGCCGAACGAAACCACCAAGACCGACGCGAGCGGCGACGGAGCCGCAGCGGCAGCCGGGACAAACGCGGCGAGCGCAAGGACAAGGAGCGAGACGCCGGAGGCGGCGACGACAGGAGCAGGCGGAAGGAGCGGGACCACCACCGAGAGCGACCGGCCGACAGGGACAGGTCCAGCAGGGAGAGGAAGAGCAAAGGGGAAAGCGACGACAGGAGGCACAAAGACGACAGGGAGCGGCACAGAGACGAGCGCAAGGCCAAGAAGTCGAGCCGCAGTCGCAGCCGCGAGAGGCGGCACaagagcggcggcggcggcggcgaggagAAGAGCCGGAAACGCGACGGCAGCCACAGCAGGGAGAAGGAACGGGACGGGGAGCAGCGCTCGCACAAACGCAGCCGCAGCAGGGAGAGGAGCCATCACCCGAGAGAGGCCAGCAACGACCGCGGCAAACACGGAGACCGACGGAGAAGTCCCAGCGTTGAGTAA
- the LOC144014284 gene encoding EEIG family member 2-like isoform X2, with amino-acid sequence MSANARTGVLDPCMCRVSVRKELKGGKTFAKLGFADLNLSEFAGSGSTTRRCLLEGYDTKKTRQDNSILKVVITTQLMSGDPCFKTPSSTAMTLSIPQAESECLLEERKGGDMHTSSSATGTPVPEEKLTSGHTRTSSYTSQQSKVSGYSSNHSSSPDLSHRRNPSGGSASLGIGSIPEPSEQQTETADKESRSSPTNPASCHHTTEHNSTTAKASRHPVKQNSMENQLTRVNDTRVDADDIIDKILQGQDFSHSILDSSTEEEGLRLFVGPGGSTALGSQHTRGAAGAFEQVVIKH; translated from the exons ATGAGTGCCAATGCCCGGACAGGTGTGCTGGATCCATGTATGTGTCGGGTGTCGGTGCGCAAG GAACTGAAGGGTGGGAAAACATTTGCAAAG CTGGGCTTTGCTGATTTAAATCTGTCTGAGTTTGCTGGGTCGGGCAGCACTACAAGAAGATGTCTCCTGGAGGGATACGATACCAAGAAGACCAGACAGGACAATTCAATTCTTAAG GTGGTCATCACAACACAACTTATGTCTGGAGACCCCTGTTTTAAAAC GCCCTCATCTACAGCCATGACATTGAGTATACCACAGGCTGAGTCAGAGTGTCTGCTCGAGGAGCGTAAGGGAGGAGACATGCACACATCCAGTTCAGCAACAG GGACTCCAGTTCCAGAGGAAAAGCTTACCAGTGGACACACCAGAACATCCAGCTACACCAGTCAACAGTCCAAAGTATCAG GCTACAGCTCAAATCATTCCAGTTCACCAGACCTCAGCCATCGAAGGAACCCGTCGGGAGGTTCCGCCTCACTCGGCATCGGCAGCATCCCGGAGCCCAGTGAGCAGCAGACGGAGACGGCAGACAAGGAGAGCCGGTCCTCTCCAACAAACCCCGCAAGCTGCCATCACACTACGGAACACAACTCCACAACTGCCAAAGCATCAAG ACATCCAGTCAAGCAGAACTCAATGGAGAATCAGCTGACGAGGGTCAACGACACCCGGGTCGACGCCGATGACATCATTGACAAAATCCTGCAGGGCCAGGATTTCAGTCACAGTATCTTGGACTCCAGCACGGAGG AGGAAGGACTCAGATTGTTTGTCGGTCCTGGCGGCAGCACAGCTTTGGGAAGCCAGCACACTCG ggGCGCAGCGGGAGCGTTCGAGCAGGTGGTGATCAAGCACTAA
- the LOC144014284 gene encoding EEIG family member 2-like isoform X1: MSFFLMKKRFEFKVDFDLEELSSVPFVNGVLFCKVRLLHGAFVQESSREPVQANCVHWRKRFSFICKMSANARTGVLDPCMCRVSVRKELKGGKTFAKLGFADLNLSEFAGSGSTTRRCLLEGYDTKKTRQDNSILKVVITTQLMSGDPCFKTPSSTAMTLSIPQAESECLLEERKGGDMHTSSSATGTPVPEEKLTSGHTRTSSYTSQQSKVSGYSSNHSSSPDLSHRRNPSGGSASLGIGSIPEPSEQQTETADKESRSSPTNPASCHHTTEHNSTTAKASRHPVKQNSMENQLTRVNDTRVDADDIIDKILQGQDFSHSILDSSTEEEGLRLFVGPGGSTALGSQHTRGAAGAFEQVVIKH; this comes from the exons ATGTCGTTCTTTCTCATGAAAAAGCGATTCGAATTCAAAGTGGACTTCGACTTGGAGGAGCTGTCGTCAGTTCCCTTCGTCAACGGCGTCTTGTTTTGCAAAGTTCGCCTCCTACACGGCGCCTTCGTCCAAGAGTCTTCTCG GGAGCCCGTCCAAGCCAACTGTGTGCACTGGAGAAAGCGATTCTCCTTCATCTGCAAGATGAGTGCCAATGCCCGGACAGGTGTGCTGGATCCATGTATGTGTCGGGTGTCGGTGCGCAAG GAACTGAAGGGTGGGAAAACATTTGCAAAG CTGGGCTTTGCTGATTTAAATCTGTCTGAGTTTGCTGGGTCGGGCAGCACTACAAGAAGATGTCTCCTGGAGGGATACGATACCAAGAAGACCAGACAGGACAATTCAATTCTTAAG GTGGTCATCACAACACAACTTATGTCTGGAGACCCCTGTTTTAAAAC GCCCTCATCTACAGCCATGACATTGAGTATACCACAGGCTGAGTCAGAGTGTCTGCTCGAGGAGCGTAAGGGAGGAGACATGCACACATCCAGTTCAGCAACAG GGACTCCAGTTCCAGAGGAAAAGCTTACCAGTGGACACACCAGAACATCCAGCTACACCAGTCAACAGTCCAAAGTATCAG GCTACAGCTCAAATCATTCCAGTTCACCAGACCTCAGCCATCGAAGGAACCCGTCGGGAGGTTCCGCCTCACTCGGCATCGGCAGCATCCCGGAGCCCAGTGAGCAGCAGACGGAGACGGCAGACAAGGAGAGCCGGTCCTCTCCAACAAACCCCGCAAGCTGCCATCACACTACGGAACACAACTCCACAACTGCCAAAGCATCAAG ACATCCAGTCAAGCAGAACTCAATGGAGAATCAGCTGACGAGGGTCAACGACACCCGGGTCGACGCCGATGACATCATTGACAAAATCCTGCAGGGCCAGGATTTCAGTCACAGTATCTTGGACTCCAGCACGGAGG AGGAAGGACTCAGATTGTTTGTCGGTCCTGGCGGCAGCACAGCTTTGGGAAGCCAGCACACTCG ggGCGCAGCGGGAGCGTTCGAGCAGGTGGTGATCAAGCACTAA